Genomic DNA from Peribacillus sp. FSL H8-0477:
GTTGGCTGGAGCGCACATGTAATTGAGCAAGCTGAGAACAATGTCCTTTTTAGACCTCAATCGAACTACATTGGTTTGATTAAAACTGATTAGTATCATAACGAAACCTATATTACGACTACGTCCTTGCCCTTCTCCGATGATGCCTTGCCATAATCCCGTCTAGCATGCGCATAATCCCGTCTGAAGAGAACGTATTCCCGTCTAGAGACAGCATAATCCCGTCTGGAATCACAAAATACCCCAACGGGTATCATTCTTTGTCATTTCTTATATTCAATTAACCAGCAATCTCGATACTTTCCTTCATGATATTCATGGCTAGGCAGGGTTTTAATTTTTTTAAAGCCGCATTTCTCATAGCAGTGTATGGCTCGTTTATTCCATGCTTGGGGATCCATTACTACTGCCTCTGCCTGTTTTTCTTTTAGTAAATATTCGACCATAGCCGTAACCAGAATTTGACCTATTCCTTTATTCCAGTATGTTGGCTCACCGATGAATTGATCCATCCCATAGACCTTTTCATCCATGTATCCGTATTCATCTTTCGTTTCATTATCTACTTGGTAGTATTGGATATACCCGATTGGCTTCCCTTCAAATTCTACGATACATCCTTCGTCCTTATTTTCAGCATCATAAAACGCTTTATCGACCTTTTCCATATCAAATGGGTTATCTCTTCCTTCGTAAAATTCCAAAACTTCTGGATTGGACAGCCATTTAACCAATACATACCTATCTTTATCTTCTAATTTCCGAACACATACCCTATCTTTTTCAAATAACATACTTCCCTCCGATTCAAAAACGCTCAGAAAAAATCCCCAAGCGTTTTAAGCGTCTATTAACTTCCAGATTGTCTATTATAATTCCTTATAACCATCCCATTCGTTTTCGTCATTCCTAGAGAATGATAATAAGGAATCAAGTCATCATCACAACATAAATCAATCATATAGATGTCATCAAGCTCATTTAATATCCGTTTTACTAATTCCTTGCCAATTCCTTTCATTTTGTATGCTGGTAACACTTCAAGGAACGGTATATACGCAGATAGAATACCATCACTAATTGCCGTAATAAATCCAACAACTTGTTTTGTATCGTTATCAATTGCCAGGATTACTTTACTGCTGTTCTTTAATAGCTTTAAGTGCGTTTCTTGATTTGGCGGGTGCGGCCAATCCACAAAAAAGCCCGTTAGCATTTCCGAAGAAATTCCCTCGAGTGAGTCTTTATATATCATCAACAATCAGCTCCTAATTTTCTTTTCCTTAGTTAGAAGATGATTGATTAAAAGTAAAGTAACAAAAGAATACCTCCAAGTCTGTTTTATACATTACCTATTCTACTTTCATCCGATAAATCCTTTTTAAAAAAATAAAAACTGTCCCCGAAAATCATTTTCCAATGATTTTCGGGGACAGCATAGTTCGCTTATGCGTTTTTCATAACCACACCTACAAGGATGTTGGCGACTCGTTGACAATCATCCGCTACATCTTCTAGGCTTTCATACATTTCTTTGTATTGAATGATACGGAACGGATCCTTTTCAGTTGAAAATAATTGTTTAATCGATTGGCGCTGAATTTCATCACAATGAGATTCTAAATCTTTAATTTTAATCGCAATCACTGGGATTAATTGAAGATTCTTCGTTGTAAGCAATTTACACGCTTTGGCAATTTCATACGTACATTCTTTAATAGCTTCAATAAAGTCGAGGATATACTGATCCGTATTACTAATCGAATACATGTCGATTAAGGATGCACAATTTTCTAAACCATCCAATATATCGTCCATACTATTGGTTAATTGAAGAATATCTTCTCGTTCAATGGGTGTGATAAAAGCCTGAGTCAGATCCTTACTCACCTCATGGACCATACTGTCCCCTTTAAGTTCGTACTCCTTCATCTTATCGGCAAATGCTGTATAATCACTGGTAACGTTGAATTCAGCAAAATAATCAGCACTTTCCTTTAAGTTTTGAGACATATTAATTAGGGCAGCTGTAAACTTGTTTTGTTTTGCTTTAAATAACAATTAGATGACCTCCTATAAAAAATCGTTCTATATGTTGCTAATGCCGTATACTCAGAAAGGCAAGAAATGTACAAATCTCAATAACCTCTGTGAAAAGAAAAAGTGTATGTGTTAGGCATGCGCGTTTATTAGCCTTATGTAAGATGAGGGGGTTCATATTAGTGGAATGAACACAATGGACTCAAATAAATTTTGTTTGGACTACTTTTACTATTATACTCCTATTAATTCAAATCTGTTATTATTCTTTCTTCCCGACTTCAAAAATCGTGCAGACTCAGACTAACCATAAAAATAAGAACAATCCTTATGAATCCTTGCCACTCTCTAATTTTCCTTATCATTACCTATTTATTCGAAAAAAAACCTTCATCTTACCAAAGGCAAGTTGAAAGTTTTTTTAGTGTGCTATTACACTATTCCCGCCCAAATTTTCACCGCTGTGGCTAAAATAAGAACCGCTAATATAATTTGAAGAATTTTTGTATTCATTTTTTTCCCTGCCATCGCTCCAAGCGGTGCAGCTATTATGCTCGCGATTATCATGATTAAGGCTGGATAATAGTCCACTTGCCCTGTAGATACTTTCCCCACAGTTGCTCCAATTGATGAAATGAAAGTAATTGCTAGCGAAGATGCAATCGTCACCCTGGTTGGGATTTTTAACACGACCAGCATAATTGGCACTAATAAAAAGCCCCCTGCAGCTCCAACAACTCCAGAACCTAGGCCAACAATTAAGGCTAAAATCGCAGCAAGCCACTTATTAAAGGTTACCTGGTCTAAAGGAATATCGTCGATTCCCTTCTTAGGAATAAACATCATAACGGCTGCTATGATGGCTAGGATGCCATAAACAAGATTTATTCCGTTCTCTGACATAGACTGCGAACCAAAGCTCCCAATTACACTTCCGATTAAAACACTGATCCCCATATAGATAATGAGGGTTTTATTTAAGTATCCGCCTTTACGATAGGCCCAGACACCTGAAATGGAAGCAAATAAAACTTGAACAGCACTTATTCCAGAGACTTCGTGTGCACTGAAGGCCGCTAACCCAAAGATTGGCGGTATATACAAAAGCATCGGATATTTGATAATGGATCCGCCAATACCGAGCATTCCTGAAATATATGAGCCTATGAATCCAATTAAAAAGATCGTAATGATAAAACCGATATCCATTTTAATCCTCCTTTAAAAGAAGGGAACCCTACTTGGTTCCCTCTTACAATCAGCCTTTTTTAATCCAAAATTTAAATACATCATTTTCTTCTGTAGATTCCAACAGCTCATGTCCGCCAGATCTAGACCAAGCGGCTAAATCAGCTTTTGCACCTTTATCTGTAGCATGGATTTCTAACACTTGACCTGATTCTAGTTCATTGATAGCTTTCTTTGTTTTTACAATGGGCATCGGACAAGCTAATCCTTTTGCGTCTAATACTTTATCTGAATTCATCTTTTATTCCCCGATTCGTAATAGTTTTTTATTAACGTACTGCACAACGATTGGGTCCAATCTCCATTTCACGTTGTTTTTCACTATCTGGCGTGATTTTTCCCATGTTTGTTTCCCGAATTTCTTGGTAGGCATTTGGTTGTGGAGGTAAGTTTCCAGTAACCATTGCTCTAAACTCTTTCTCATCTTTCATATTTAAGCCATGATTTTCTGCAAATAACGTTCCTAACTTCTTAGCAACACTACCGTTTCCATTCAGTTCTTCAATGATCATAAAGTGTGAAGGTAAGACAATTAGCTCGTCCGACAATTGTCTATAGCGATGATAGAGCGTTTCTCTAAGATCACCCACCCAATCCTCTGCTAATCCAGCTAGATCTGGTCTGCCAATTGAATCGATGAATAAGATATCTCCAGAAAGTAAGTACTTTTCATCGACAACAAATGATGTAGAACCAATTGTATGGCCAGGTGAGTAAAGAGCATGAATGTCTATTGCTGTACTCCCAATCGTTATAACATTTCCACCTTCTAATGCCTGATATGCAAATGTAACTTCAGCTGCATCTTTAGGAGGTAACCAATACGTAGCATTGGTTCGTTCTGCAATTTGTCTTCCACCCGAAATGTGATCTGCATGTAAGTGTGTATCTAATACATGTGTGATTTTCACTTCTTTACTCGCTGCAAATTCAAGATAGACGTCCGTCATTCTAGTTGAATCGATGACCGCCGCTTCACCGTTAGAAATAACCATATAAGATAGACACCCTTTGCCAAGACGAACGAACTGATAAATTTCAGCTCCATCATGCAAATCGCCGATTTTAACTGGTTCTAAATGTTCACTCCAAGCTTTCATGCCGCCTTTTAAATAAGACACCGAACGTCCAGCTTCAGATAACATATCAGCTACCATAATCGATGAGCCTTCTTTTGCACAGACAACAAGTACATCTTTATCAGCTGGCATTCTTTCCATCACTTCTTCAACGCCATCTAACAAATCAAAGTAAGGAGTATTAAAGATTTCAATGCCCTCTCCTTCAATTTTCCAATCGTTAAAATCACTTTCATTTCGTACATCCAAAATAAATAAATCTTCTTTATTAATGACCTTTTGTGCAATTTCTTTAGCTGTCATTACATTTACAGTCATGAACTATTCCTCCAGTATTCGTTATAGTTAGCTAATTGACTTTTCAGTAGGTCCATTCCATTGACTCATTCCCGGAACAACATTAATGACTTGCTTGAAGCCTGCCGATGTAAGTTTTTGTGCAGCTAAATCACTTCGGCTGCCTGTCCGGCAAATGACATGAATTTCTGTATTTTTATCCAATTCACTTAATCGTTCTTCTAGTTCCCCTAAAGGCAACGATACAGCGTTTGGAATATGACTAAAGACAAACTCTGCTGATTCACGTACGTCAACTACTACTGGCTTTTGGTTTTCCATTTTAGACAGCAGATCATCATTAGAAATCACATTTTCATGTTTCTTTTCTATTTGTTCATCACTACTTGATTTTCTTATATAATGTTTTAGAACCGTTCCTTCTTCAACTGTACCTAAATATTGATGTCCGGTACTTTCTGACCAAGCTTTCATGTCTGCAGTTGATCCTTTATCTGTTGCTTGAATTTCTAACACATGTCCAGCGTCCATAGCGTTCATCGCTTTTTTCGTTTTTACAATCGGCATCGGACACGCTAACCCTTTTGCGTCTAATATTGAATTTGTTTTAATCATTACCGTTTCCTCCTCTAAAATAAAATACGGGTGGGGGTATAATAATTTTTAAAAAAATTATACAGTTTTCCCCTTATAATGAAGCATTCCACCAGTCATATTCCTAACGTTGTATCCATTATTCTCAAGAATAGCAGCCGCCATTGAACTTCGATTGCCTGAACGACAGATTATGATATATTCTTTGGATTTATCTAATTCATCCAGTTTATCTTCTATTAATCCTAAAGGGATATTCGTTGCGTTGGGAATCATCCCTTCGGCCGCTTCCTCTTCTTCGCGAACATCAATCATATGAATTGGCGTATTACTCTTTACTAAAGCCTCTACTTCTGAAGTTGTGATCACTTTCATAAACAAATACCCTCCTTAAAATTAGTGCCAAGCACTAATGCCGCCTTTAACATTTGTTATCTGTGTAAACCCAAGCTTTTTTAAAGTTTTACTTGCTTTACTGCTCCTCATTCCACTTTGACAAATCACAATCACTTCTTGTTCCTTTGAAAGTTCTTGTGCTCTTTTCTGTAGTTCGAACAAGGGAATATTTTTAAAGTTCCTGATGTGATTACCTCGAAACTCCTGAGGCGTTCGAACATCAATAAACTGCTTCCCCTTTTTAGTCAACTCAAGCTTTAGCTCTGACGTACTAATGCTCTTAATTCCCTTTGCAGGAACTAACCGTTGGTATAAAAACCAGCCAAGAGCTACAATCAATATAGCATTTATAATGGTATTCATATGGCAGACTCCTTTTTCTTAAATAAATAGGTTTACGTTACCGTCCTCTGCATCTGCTAGATAAGCGGCCACACCTGCATATTCAATTCCATCTAGTAATTCTGGTTGCTGCAAACCCAATAAGTCCATTGTCATCGTGCAAGCGATTAGCTTCACTTCTTGTTCTTGTGCCATCTCTATTAGTTGCGGAAGAGTCATTGCATTATGTTTTTTCATAACATGCTTAATCATTTTAGGACCCATTCCAGCAAAGTTCATGTTGGATATTCCCATTTTATCTGCGCCTCTTGGCATCATTTTGGCAAACATTTTTTCTAGGAATCCTTTTTTTAACATAACCGGCTCGTCCTTACGCAGCGCATTTAATCCCCAGAACGTGTGGAAGATGACTACCTCATGATCATAAGCTGCTGCTCCATTGGCAATAATATAAGCGGCCATAGCCTTATCATAATCCCCGCTAAATAATACAATGGTTGTTTTTTTCTTTTCACTCATTTGTTTTTCCTCCAATATTCTATACCCCAAGGGGTATTTATTTATTTAAATTTTTTTGTCTTGATTTAACTCACATACCCATAGGGGTATATACTAGGCTAAAAAGTAAAGTTCGTCAACCCTCATTTTCTGAGTGCTATCGAACTTACTTTTCTGGTTTGAACTGAATATTATTACTGATCCATAAAAAGAGGTTGGCCTCTTCTTGCACTCTTATAATATACCCCATAGGGTATGTTGTCAAGAGCCTAAACCGAACCTTACAGATGGCACCTGCAATCGAGTTTAGAAGATCTATATGATGTATCAAGTTATTTTGATGGGGAAAACTAATGAACATGCCCTTTGATTAGAATTACTACTAACCAAGCCTCTATAAGAAAGGATCTACTATGAATGCTAAGAGTAAACAAGATGTGACGCTTTGGAGTAAACTTAAGCCGCATATAGAGTTAATTGCAGCATGTTTTTGCGGCGTACTCATAATCATTGGGTGGATTCTATCTAAAAACGGAGCTGAATCCTATTCGACTTATGTATACGTGTTAGCCTTTATTATCGGGGGGATGGCGAAAGCCAAAGAAGGTATACTTGACACCATTGAAACAAAAAAATTAAACGTTGAAATTCTAATGATTTTAGCCGCTTTAGGTTCTGCACTTATTGGCTATTGGACCGAGGGAGCCATTCTAATCTTTATCTTCTCTTTAAGTGGGGCTTTAGAAACATATACAATGAACAAAAGTCACAAGGAAATCTCTGCTTTAATGGATTTGCAACCGGAAGAAGCCACTCTTCTCGCTAGTGGAAAGGAAAGAAGAGTTGGTATATCCGAATTGAAAATCGGAGACCAAATCTTAATTAAAGCTGGAGAACGTGTTCCATCAGATGGAATAATCATTAAAGGACAAACGAACTTAGATGAAGCGGCCATTACAGGAGAATCAATTCCAGTAAGTAAAACGATTAATGATGAAGTATTTGCTGGCACCGTTAATTTAAGAGGCACCCTTATCGTTGAATTGACTAAAACTCAAGAGGAAACCCTTTTTAATAAAATCATTCTGCTCGTTCAATCTGCACAGAGTGTGAAATCTCCATCCCAGCAATTTATTGAAAAATTTGAAGGTAGATATGTAAATGTTGTTCTTATCGCTGTCCTGCTTATGATGTTTGTCCCGCACTATTTATTTCATTGGGACTGGAAAGAAACGATTTATCGTGCCATGGTGCTACTTGTCGTGGCTTCTCCTTGCGCACTCGCCGCTTCTGTTATGCCAGCAACTTTATCAGCGATTTCTAATGGTGCCCGCCATGGCATATTATTTAAAGGCGGGGTTCATTTAGAAAATTTAGGACACTTAAAAGCCATTGCCTTAGACAAGACTGGAACATTAACGAAAGGGAAACCTGAGGTGGTTGATGTTTTGTATCGAGAGGATTATACGATGGAAACATTTCTCCTGCATGTAGCATCAGTGGAGAAATACTCAACTCATCCGCTCGCCCAATCCATCGTTGCTTATGCTTCTAAACATAGCATTCTCGATCTTATTAAGCCCGAAACGTCTGAAGATATCTCAGGTTTTGGTGCAAGCGCACGCATTGCCGGCGTGACCTGGAAAGTCGGGAAAGCAGATTTTGTTGGGGCTGAGGAAGCAAGAGCTTTTCAAAACGGGATTGCGGAAACATTGGCCAGCGAAGGAAAAACCATGGTTTATGCCTCTGATCAGCAAGGGCTAGTTGGTTTGATAACACTTAAAGATGTCATCCGTCAAGAAACCATTGATGCAATTGATAAACTAAAATCGATAGGCGTGCAGATCTATATGTTAACAGGTGACAGCCAGGCCACGGCGAAAGCCATTGCAGCAGAAAGCCACATTAATGGATTCGTTGCAGAATGCCTGCCTGAGACAAAAGTGGATGAAATAAAAAAATTACAAGATCAATATGGCACCGTTGCGATGGTTGGAGACGGGATTAATGACGCTCCAGCATTGGCGACAGCATCCATTGGGATTGCTATGGGTGAGGGATCTGACGTAGCCTTAGAAACTGCTGATGTTGTCTTAATGAAAAACAATCTTTCACTAATTGCAGACGCTGTTCTTCTGTCTAAAAAAATGAATAAAATTGTAAAGCAAAATGTATTCTTTTCAATTTTCGTAATCATTTTACTGGTTTGCTCCAATTTTCTTCAGTTACTGAATTTACCGTACGGAGTAATCGGACACGAAGGAAGTACAATACTTGTTATTTTGAACGGCCTACGACTTTTAAAATAAGCAAGCTAATTCACCTCTATAACAAATGTAAAGGAGACTTTACCATTAGCCCATAAAGCGATTGCTTCATAGATATACCGTCCTTTTTCAGCAGGAACGATAATAGGGTACTCTTCCCGTTCCCTACTTTCTGTTTCTGCATTCCAACGATAGACAATCAGTGTTGGTTTTTGTTCCACCTCTATGGTCAGTCTACTGTTTGGCTTTGCATGGATGGCTTTAAACTTTTCAGCAATTTGAAGGGGACTTGCGGCATCTGTTTGCTGAACTTGATTCCCGTTTCGCCACTCAAAACCGCCTCTTTGCATGTTATATCGTTTTTGATTGATTGTTACGAATCCAGGGAGGGCAGATGGAAAACCATCTTTTTCAAAAATAAATTCCGGTAAAGGTGTTGCTGACTGAATATTTAAGGCTCTCGCTTGTGCAGGTATTGAATTACTAATGACCCCATCGATCCATACGACTACTTCCTGACCTTGCACATATTCATCTAAATGATCGCTTTCATTTAGTTTGATCCAAATCAAGCCATGCTTTCGGTCATCTATTAACAATCGGTTTTCTTTCGTGTCTATCTCCGTAATAATACCTTTTCTATCAATTTCACCTTTAGCTGCTCCGTTTTGAGAACAGCCTGCTATGATAAAACAAATCACTACTAACCAAAACGTCTTTCTATACATGCAATTTTTCATCACCTTTCTTAACCTGAATAGACGATAATTTTCATTAATAGTTTCACAACATAACAAAAAACAACCTAGCATAATAGGTTGTTTTTTAAAATTCATACCTTACTTTAATTCACTTTCAACAAGCCACTTATGATTGGTTACTTTTTCACCACCTGTTGTCGGCGTGTAATCAATCATATAAACGGTTGTTTTTTCGGCTGATTCAATCGTTGCTTCTGCACCTTTCATCCCTTTCATATGATTTGCTTCAATGATTACTTCCGTACCAGGTTCCAACATTTTGTCTCCTGCATCTTTAATTTCTTCTTGAATGACCCATTTATGGTTGTTGATTGGTTCTTTGCTCTTCCCTGATTCAGGTATGTATGAAACAGTGTAAGCCGTTGTCTCATAAGCGCCAGTAACAGTGGCTTCTGCACCTTTCATCCCCTTCATATGATCCGTATTTATGATTGCTTTACTTCCAATGTCATACGTTGGGTTTTCAGCAGCTCCTAAGTTACTTGGTACTTCGGACTCCCCGTGAATGTGCTCGTTGCTGTGTTTAGAACTAGAATCTTCTTTTTCGTTGGCACAGGCAGTTAAGGTCATTGCTGCTGCTAACATAACTCCCGCTATCATCTTTGTTTTTATCATATGAATATCCTCCATTGTTGGTAGTCTAATTAAATACTTTTATCCAAAACCTTAATTAACGTTTCTTCAATCTCAACAGCAATTTCTTTCAGCTTAGAATCTTCTATCATTTCCATCATTACCGTTGGCTTCGGCATACCAATATTCGTCAGCCCTTCCTTCTCATACACCGTAATTTTACAAGGAAGAAAATACCCTACAAGTTCATTTACCCCTAATACTCTTGCTGCTGCTTCTGGATTACACACCTCTAAAATACGATAAGGCTGCTTAAAGTTCTCTATCCCTTTTTCCTGTAACTTTTCAGTTAAGTCTAACATCCAAAGTACGCCAAATTTTTCGTTTTTTAAGTTTGTTTCTAAGGCTGTAATGGCCTCATCAATAGATTTATCTGTTTGCACTGTATAATGAAACATCATATCGCTCCCTTATTTGTCATTTTGTAAAGTTATACCTCTATGCCACTCACATTAAACATTGGTTTATATACTACTATACTGGTGATAATAAATACCGTAACTATTGAAAGGCAGGATGTGTTGTTAAATGGATTTTTTCAGCAGTCAAGACTCTCTTACGATTATTCAATGGAGTGTAAGGGCGGTTATTAGTTTCACTTTCCTACTCATCGCCACAAAAATAATGGGACCTCGATCATTTTCACAATTAAGATTGCTTGATTTTATCATTGCACTAATCATAGGGAATATTATCGCCCACCCTCTTTCAGACGAACATTTAGGCATGAAGGGATCAATGGTTACAATAACTGTTTTGGTTATTTTTTACACATTATGTGTCTATCTGAGTTTAAAATGGGATAAATTTAGAACCTGGCTTGATCCATCTCCCTTCCCTATCATAAAAAACGGACAGATTATTTATAAAAATTTAGCCAAAGCTAGAATTCCGATTGATGTTTTATTATCAGAACTGAGAAAAGATAAAATTGAAGATATTCAAAAGATTTCACTAGCACTTTGGGAACCGGATGGTACTCTATCAACGTTTTTACATTCACAGCATCAACCACTTACTCCATTAGATATGCAGGTAAAAACAAAACCATTTAGTCTACCCAATCTCATTATAAAAGAAGGGAAAATTAACTACACAGAATTAGATAAAAGAGGCAAGGATGAAGTATGGCTAAAAAAGAACCTCGAATTAACCTACCAAACGTCAGTTAGTGAGATTTTATTGGCCACTATTGATATAGATGAAAAGATAACCGTTTATTTGTATACATAGTTGTTTATTTTCTATCGTGAAAGGTTAAATTTTAACTCCGCCGAATATATACATATATAGTATAGATTCCAATGGGAGCTGATATTCATTTGGCCGCTAAACGTATTTGGTTAAAAATAATCGGGTTGGAAATTCTTTTGATGTTTTTTTATATGGTAAATGGAGCTTTTGTTTCGATTATGAATCCAACACATCCAGTCTTACAATTTATCGGACTGATCCCCCTAGCCATCGGCGTTTTTCTCTATTTACTTTTCAAGAAAAAATGGGATGTTTATTTCTTTAAGCGTTTCTTTCCTTTATCCAAACAGTACATACCGTTAGTACTTGTTTTACTAATCATTGTCGTTGGAAACAAAGGGCTGGATACCTCTTCTTTCGCTAATTTATTCTTTATGTTTCTCATGCAGCTGTTTATTGTAGCCTTCATCGAAGAAACATTTTTCCGAGGTTTCATGCTCAAATTGGTTCTTCCAAAAGGTAAGGCTATCGCCGTTTTACTTACAAGCTTTCTCTTTGGCATTACCCATTCCATCCAGCTGTTTGGAGGGCAATCTATAGAGGACACCATTTTGCAAATTATCTATGCCTTTATAGT
This window encodes:
- a CDS encoding CPBP family intramembrane glutamic endopeptidase, which encodes MAAKRIWLKIIGLEILLMFFYMVNGAFVSIMNPTHPVLQFIGLIPLAIGVFLYLLFKKKWDVYFFKRFFPLSKQYIPLVLVLLIIVVGNKGLDTSSFANLFFMFLMQLFIVAFIEETFFRGFMLKLVLPKGKAIAVLLTSFLFGITHSIQLFGGQSIEDTILQIIYAFIVGLVLSLLIVTGHSILVTIAFHGFNNFLNFMGNTESHNIFAYLILIILIGYSFFLWNLMTKPVDTRKDQFFLG
- a CDS encoding DUF421 domain-containing protein yields the protein MDFFSSQDSLTIIQWSVRAVISFTFLLIATKIMGPRSFSQLRLLDFIIALIIGNIIAHPLSDEHLGMKGSMVTITVLVIFYTLCVYLSLKWDKFRTWLDPSPFPIIKNGQIIYKNLAKARIPIDVLLSELRKDKIEDIQKISLALWEPDGTLSTFLHSQHQPLTPLDMQVKTKPFSLPNLIIKEGKINYTELDKRGKDEVWLKKNLELTYQTSVSEILLATIDIDEKITVYLYT